The following proteins are encoded in a genomic region of Pagrus major chromosome 16, Pma_NU_1.0:
- the zfyve21 gene encoding zinc finger FYVE domain-containing protein 21 isoform X2, producing the protein MSAVPDGKKLVRSPSGLRMVPENGAFSSPFSLDEPQWVPDKECPRCMQCDTKFDFIKRKHHCRRCGRCFCDKCCSKKVVLPRMCFVDPVRQCAECSLVSQKEMEFYEKQLKVLLGGGTFVVTLGTSEKSETMTCRLSNNHRYLFLDGESHFEVELSRISSMQILTDGSSPGENDIHTYTSLLDSQYISEG; encoded by the exons ATGTCCGCGGTGCCAGACGGAAAGAAGCTGGTCCGGAGCCCCAGCGGCCTCCGCATGGTGCCGGAGAACGGCGCCTTCAGCAGCCCCTTCTCCCTGGACGAGCCGCAGTGGGTCCCGGACAAAGAG TGCCCGAGATGTATGCAGTGTGACACCAAGTTCGACTTCATCAAAAGAAAG CATCACTGTCGGCGCTGCGGCCGGTGTTTCTGCGATAAATGCTGCAGTAAGAAGGTCGTGCTGCCTCGCATGTGCTTCGTCGACCCGGTGCGGCAGTGTGCCGAGTGCAGCCTCGTCTCTCAGAAAGAGATGGAGTTCTACGAAAAACAGCTCAAAGTTCTGCTCGGAG gCGGCACCTTCGTCGTCACTTTGGGAACGTCGGAGAAGTCTGAAACTATGACGTGTCGGCTCTCCAACAACCACAG GTATCTGTTCCTGGACGGTGAAAGTCACTTCGAGGTGGAGTTGTCTCGGATCTCCAGCATGCAGATTCTGACAGACGGGTCGAGTCCAGGAG AGAATGACATTCACACTTACACCAGTCTGCTGGACAGTCAGTATATCTCTGAAGGTTAG
- the zfyve21 gene encoding zinc finger FYVE domain-containing protein 21 isoform X1, with translation MSAVPDGKKLVRSPSGLRMVPENGAFSSPFSLDEPQWVPDKECPRCMQCDTKFDFIKRKHHCRRCGRCFCDKCCSKKVVLPRMCFVDPVRQCAECSLVSQKEMEFYEKQLKVLLGGGTFVVTLGTSEKSETMTCRLSNNHRYLFLDGESHFEVELSRISSMQILTDGSSPGGGTSRASGMLLHYKPMGSQDAQQLRMEAADDKKVASLWLAAMHKAAKLLYEARDQ, from the exons ATGTCCGCGGTGCCAGACGGAAAGAAGCTGGTCCGGAGCCCCAGCGGCCTCCGCATGGTGCCGGAGAACGGCGCCTTCAGCAGCCCCTTCTCCCTGGACGAGCCGCAGTGGGTCCCGGACAAAGAG TGCCCGAGATGTATGCAGTGTGACACCAAGTTCGACTTCATCAAAAGAAAG CATCACTGTCGGCGCTGCGGCCGGTGTTTCTGCGATAAATGCTGCAGTAAGAAGGTCGTGCTGCCTCGCATGTGCTTCGTCGACCCGGTGCGGCAGTGTGCCGAGTGCAGCCTCGTCTCTCAGAAAGAGATGGAGTTCTACGAAAAACAGCTCAAAGTTCTGCTCGGAG gCGGCACCTTCGTCGTCACTTTGGGAACGTCGGAGAAGTCTGAAACTATGACGTGTCGGCTCTCCAACAACCACAG GTATCTGTTCCTGGACGGTGAAAGTCACTTCGAGGTGGAGTTGTCTCGGATCTCCAGCATGCAGATTCTGACAGACGGGTCGAGTCCAGGAG gaGGGACGTCGCGGGCCAGCGGCATGCTGCTCCACTACAAGCCGATGGGCTCCCAGGACGCCCAGCAGCTCCGCATGGAGGCGGCAGACGACAAGAAGGTGGCCTCGTTATGGTTGGCTGCGATGCACAAG GCGGCCAAACTGCTGTACGAGGCTCGGGACCAGTGA
- the LOC141011195 gene encoding tumor necrosis factor alpha-induced protein 2-like isoform X2 — protein MRLRNVRFFRGHRGQAGNTGVNNNAATTDGQHPPAEEEPQKEILTFQQTLEARLWSEASQMLIQREERLFGEITEAETLVHHEEEVDKLAVDYRDLEGQVLWTLELSLIPGEISTEALTSAVKAINQEVEQDLRWKQRTRTPPAWRPRCWKKLHDEKLCSLVEQRMDNPSTPSPDGNLSSIQADIYSLCRQLKEDLLWVAEVLKICYPPELDICNFYARLYHQNLSTRLRKIAEFVLDDKDCKFLLRWVNEFYPGILQKPELACEIDGAALGKLLSKDLLEPLEEQFLSKQQDELTTYVGRVLEEAKEKWIKGEEPTREDGCFASPVAYDVIQLLYGMVTAAAKIVGDLPKAQSITCPLTEFMQRFRSFHNDIMKQNKPNSCSFIKANLGCIEQFSDVVQKKSHLFPEEVQTTCVLVLEEMKQTGHAFLLKPVHDALKSQYRKLGTSDWLNKKAFEKLLDSIKEELHDLQGLTDASQQKLIGQLHQEVTAEYVKRLLKGEVKLKDRDLQLKAFDTVKNDAESLHELFFSMGSKEEWLKEILIKIAEVLKLQDCASVQMEVVSLGTAFPDLSAKHVSALLKLKTNFSRANRKAVKETLVEALEVTGCSSNRPFFCTVQVK, from the exons ATGCGGCTCCGTAACGTCAGGTTTTTTCGAGGCCACAGAGGTCAGGCCGGAAACACGGGTGTGAACAACAACGCCGCCACCACTGATGGACAACACCCACCAGCAGAGGAGGAGCCTCAGAAAG AGATCCTCACATTTCAGCAGACGCTCGAGGCACGACTCTGGAGCGAGGCCAGCCAGATGCTGATTCAGAGAGAGGAGCGTCTGTTCGGGGAGATAACGGAAGCAGAGACGCTCGTACATCACGAGGAAGAAGTAGACAAGCTTGCCGTCGACTacagagaccttgaaggccaaGTGCTGTGGACGCTGGAGCTATCACTCATCCCGGGAGAGATCAGCACAGAGGCTCTGACGTCTGCTGTGAAGGCCATCAACCAAGAGGTGGAACAAGACCTGCGGTGGAAACAGAGGACCCGGACACCACCGGCCTGGAGGCCCAGATGCTGGAAGAAGCTCCACGATGAGAAGCTTTGCAGCTTGGTGGAGCAGCGCATGGACAACCCCTCAACGCCATCACCTGACGGGAACCTGTCGTCCATCCAGGCGGACATTTACAGCCTGTGCAGGCAGCTGAAGGAGGATCTGCTGTGGGTGGCGGAGGTGTTGAAAATCTGCTACCCACCCGAGCTGGACATCTGTAACTTTTACGCCAGGTTGTACCACCAAAACCTCAGCACCAGGCTCAGGAAGATTGCAGAGTTTGTTCTGGACGACAAGGACTGCAAGTTCCTCCTGCGCTGGGTGAACGAGTTTTATCCAGG GATCCTTCAAAAGCCGGAGCTCGCCTGCGAGATCGACGGTGCGGCGTTGGGAAAGCTGCTGTCGAAAGACTTACTTGAACCTCTGGAGGAACAGTTCCTGAGCAAACAGCAG gatgaGCTGACGACTTACGTCGGCCGTGTCCTGGAGGAAGCGAAGGAGAAGTGGATCAAAGGAGAGGAGCCGACGAGAGAGGACGGCTGCTTCGCCAGTCCCGTGGCCTACGACGTCATTCAG CTACTCTACGGCATGGTGACGGCAGCTGCAAAGATTGTTGGAGACCTGCCCAAAGCCCAGAGCATCACGTGCCCACTGACAGAGTTCAtgcaaag GTTCAGGAGCTTCCACAACGACATCATGAAGCAAAACAAACCGAACAGCTGCTCGTTCATCAAGGCCAATCTGGGCTGCATCGAACAGTTCAG CGACGTCGTCCAGAAGAAGAGTCATCTGTTCCCGGAGGAAGTTCAGACAACATGTGTGCTTGTTCTGGAGGAGATGAAACAAACCGGCCACGCGTTTTTATTAAAACCCGTGCACGACGCCCTGAAG TCGCAGTATCGCAAGTTGGGAACCAGCGACTGGCTGAATAAGAAGGCGTTCGAGAAGCTGCTGGACAGCATCAAAGAAGAGCTTCATGATCTTCAGGGTCTGACCGACGCCAGCCAGCAG AAGCTGATTGGCCAGCTGCACCAGGAAGTGACCGCAGAATACGTGAAGAGGCTCCTGAAGGGCGAAGTGAAGCTGAAGGACCGGGATCTGCAGCTGAAGGCCTTCGACACCGTGAAGAACGACGCAGAGAGCCTGCACGAGTTATTCTTCAGCATG GGATCAAAGGAGGAGTGGCTGAAGGAAATCCTGATCAAGATTGCAGAAGTGCTGAAACTCCAAGACTGCGCCTCCGTGCAGATGGAGGTCGTATCACTGGGGACTGCTTTCCCCGACCTCAG TGCCAAACATGTTTCAGCTCTGCTCAAGCTCAAGACGAACTTCTCGAGGGCGAACAGGAAAGCCGTCAAAGAGACCCTGGTGGAGGCGCTGGAGGTCACCGGCTGCAGCAGCAACCGTCCGTTCTTCTGCACAGTTCAGGTCAAATGA
- the LOC141011195 gene encoding tumor necrosis factor alpha-induced protein 2-like isoform X1: MSSMLRSCFSCTLWRREVCSRWSRCSTWITMRLRNVRFFRGHRGQAGNTGVNNNAATTDGQHPPAEEEPQKEILTFQQTLEARLWSEASQMLIQREERLFGEITEAETLVHHEEEVDKLAVDYRDLEGQVLWTLELSLIPGEISTEALTSAVKAINQEVEQDLRWKQRTRTPPAWRPRCWKKLHDEKLCSLVEQRMDNPSTPSPDGNLSSIQADIYSLCRQLKEDLLWVAEVLKICYPPELDICNFYARLYHQNLSTRLRKIAEFVLDDKDCKFLLRWVNEFYPGILQKPELACEIDGAALGKLLSKDLLEPLEEQFLSKQQDELTTYVGRVLEEAKEKWIKGEEPTREDGCFASPVAYDVIQLLYGMVTAAAKIVGDLPKAQSITCPLTEFMQRFRSFHNDIMKQNKPNSCSFIKANLGCIEQFSDVVQKKSHLFPEEVQTTCVLVLEEMKQTGHAFLLKPVHDALKSQYRKLGTSDWLNKKAFEKLLDSIKEELHDLQGLTDASQQKLIGQLHQEVTAEYVKRLLKGEVKLKDRDLQLKAFDTVKNDAESLHELFFSMGSKEEWLKEILIKIAEVLKLQDCASVQMEVVSLGTAFPDLSAKHVSALLKLKTNFSRANRKAVKETLVEALEVTGCSSNRPFFCTVQVK; encoded by the exons ATGAGTTCGATGCTTCGTAGCTGTTTTTCGTGCACATTGTGGAGAAGAGAAG TGTGTTCCCGTTGGTCCCGTTGCTCCACTTGGATAACGATGCGGCTCCGTAACGTCAGGTTTTTTCGAGGCCACAGAGGTCAGGCCGGAAACACGGGTGTGAACAACAACGCCGCCACCACTGATGGACAACACCCACCAGCAGAGGAGGAGCCTCAGAAAG AGATCCTCACATTTCAGCAGACGCTCGAGGCACGACTCTGGAGCGAGGCCAGCCAGATGCTGATTCAGAGAGAGGAGCGTCTGTTCGGGGAGATAACGGAAGCAGAGACGCTCGTACATCACGAGGAAGAAGTAGACAAGCTTGCCGTCGACTacagagaccttgaaggccaaGTGCTGTGGACGCTGGAGCTATCACTCATCCCGGGAGAGATCAGCACAGAGGCTCTGACGTCTGCTGTGAAGGCCATCAACCAAGAGGTGGAACAAGACCTGCGGTGGAAACAGAGGACCCGGACACCACCGGCCTGGAGGCCCAGATGCTGGAAGAAGCTCCACGATGAGAAGCTTTGCAGCTTGGTGGAGCAGCGCATGGACAACCCCTCAACGCCATCACCTGACGGGAACCTGTCGTCCATCCAGGCGGACATTTACAGCCTGTGCAGGCAGCTGAAGGAGGATCTGCTGTGGGTGGCGGAGGTGTTGAAAATCTGCTACCCACCCGAGCTGGACATCTGTAACTTTTACGCCAGGTTGTACCACCAAAACCTCAGCACCAGGCTCAGGAAGATTGCAGAGTTTGTTCTGGACGACAAGGACTGCAAGTTCCTCCTGCGCTGGGTGAACGAGTTTTATCCAGG GATCCTTCAAAAGCCGGAGCTCGCCTGCGAGATCGACGGTGCGGCGTTGGGAAAGCTGCTGTCGAAAGACTTACTTGAACCTCTGGAGGAACAGTTCCTGAGCAAACAGCAG gatgaGCTGACGACTTACGTCGGCCGTGTCCTGGAGGAAGCGAAGGAGAAGTGGATCAAAGGAGAGGAGCCGACGAGAGAGGACGGCTGCTTCGCCAGTCCCGTGGCCTACGACGTCATTCAG CTACTCTACGGCATGGTGACGGCAGCTGCAAAGATTGTTGGAGACCTGCCCAAAGCCCAGAGCATCACGTGCCCACTGACAGAGTTCAtgcaaag GTTCAGGAGCTTCCACAACGACATCATGAAGCAAAACAAACCGAACAGCTGCTCGTTCATCAAGGCCAATCTGGGCTGCATCGAACAGTTCAG CGACGTCGTCCAGAAGAAGAGTCATCTGTTCCCGGAGGAAGTTCAGACAACATGTGTGCTTGTTCTGGAGGAGATGAAACAAACCGGCCACGCGTTTTTATTAAAACCCGTGCACGACGCCCTGAAG TCGCAGTATCGCAAGTTGGGAACCAGCGACTGGCTGAATAAGAAGGCGTTCGAGAAGCTGCTGGACAGCATCAAAGAAGAGCTTCATGATCTTCAGGGTCTGACCGACGCCAGCCAGCAG AAGCTGATTGGCCAGCTGCACCAGGAAGTGACCGCAGAATACGTGAAGAGGCTCCTGAAGGGCGAAGTGAAGCTGAAGGACCGGGATCTGCAGCTGAAGGCCTTCGACACCGTGAAGAACGACGCAGAGAGCCTGCACGAGTTATTCTTCAGCATG GGATCAAAGGAGGAGTGGCTGAAGGAAATCCTGATCAAGATTGCAGAAGTGCTGAAACTCCAAGACTGCGCCTCCGTGCAGATGGAGGTCGTATCACTGGGGACTGCTTTCCCCGACCTCAG TGCCAAACATGTTTCAGCTCTGCTCAAGCTCAAGACGAACTTCTCGAGGGCGAACAGGAAAGCCGTCAAAGAGACCCTGGTGGAGGCGCTGGAGGTCACCGGCTGCAGCAGCAACCGTCCGTTCTTCTGCACAGTTCAGGTCAAATGA